The Sphingobacterium bambusae genome includes a window with the following:
- a CDS encoding DNA polymerase III subunit alpha, producing MYLNCHSFHSLRYGTIAIETLVKQARALHITALALTDINTVAGIYDFTKACLAEGIKPVVGMEVREEKRLLYITLAKKQSGIGEICRLLTDRNVEHIPLPQFAPTFQEVITIYPLSNVPEQLKDNEYVGIRPEQISQLIRERWKPYISRMVILSPVTVSGKTEHNLHRILRAVDLNVILSKLSEDDTCKIDETLQPLNKLLENYQDYPQIIANTRKVIESCNFEFDFGTPRNKKHYTENRQGDIKLLSSLAYAGLKKRYGDKHTAARARVEKELKVIDELGFSGYFLITWDIVRYSNGMGFMHIGRGSGANSIIAYCLGITDICPLELDLYFERFLNLNRKTPPDFDIDWSWQERDTILQYIFDRYGRDHVAFCGTNVEFKYRSIFREVGKVFGLPKEELDALATRSAERDDDSQVVRLVMKYGKMLEKYPNQRSMHSCGILISEEPITNFTALEMPPKGFPIVQFDMHIAEDIGFEKFDILSQRGIGSINDTVKLIKKNRQLNVDIRDTTMSKNEARCNDMLSRGKTIGCFYIESPAMRGLLRRLKCEDYKTLVAASSIIRPGVAQSGMMKEYIFRHNHPDQFEYFHDVFEEHLGDTYGIMVYQEDVIKIAMHFGGLTAADGDVLRRAMSGKGRSLAALQKVKDNFFASCNRQGHPEELSREVYRQIESFAGYSFCKAHSASYAVESYQSLYLKTYYPIEFMVAVINNQGGFYRTEVYVHEARMSGATILTPCVNKSEYETTLYDRDIYLGLMHLQSLESKIGTLIPEERKKNGDYKTLEDFVRRIPIGIEGLQILIFIGAFRFTGKSKSELLVQARLLLINFKPEDRNGLLINEPAKEYKLPKLERSVFEDAFDEIELLSFPVSCTPFDLLQTKYRGHVMAKNLNYHHKRQVKMLAYLISRKHVPTKRGTMFFGTWVDANGDYFDTAHFPNSLEHSPFLGGGCYLLLGTVEVDYHFPTVTIQKMAKMPFIPDPRYSHEKSKAFDVHYKVKEDVSMTNRAPYPLENEIGLPRHRAR from the coding sequence ATGTACCTCAATTGTCACTCCTTTCATAGCCTACGTTACGGTACCATAGCAATCGAAACGCTGGTCAAGCAAGCGCGTGCGCTTCATATTACCGCTTTGGCGCTGACCGACATCAATACAGTAGCGGGCATTTACGATTTCACCAAAGCGTGCCTGGCCGAGGGCATCAAACCTGTTGTGGGTATGGAAGTCCGCGAAGAAAAAAGGTTGCTTTACATCACCCTTGCCAAAAAGCAATCCGGGATCGGCGAAATCTGCCGCTTGTTAACCGATCGCAATGTCGAGCATATACCGCTACCGCAGTTTGCTCCCACATTCCAAGAAGTTATCACGATCTATCCCCTATCCAATGTACCCGAGCAGCTGAAGGATAATGAATATGTAGGCATTCGCCCTGAGCAAATAAGCCAACTTATCCGCGAGAGGTGGAAGCCCTATATTTCTCGCATGGTGATCTTAAGTCCCGTTACGGTATCCGGCAAGACCGAGCATAACCTGCACCGCATTCTTCGCGCAGTGGATCTAAACGTCATACTTTCCAAGCTTAGCGAGGACGACACCTGCAAAATAGATGAAACCTTGCAGCCCCTCAATAAGCTACTAGAAAACTATCAAGACTACCCGCAAATCATTGCCAATACGCGCAAGGTAATCGAAAGCTGCAATTTTGAGTTTGACTTCGGAACGCCTCGAAACAAGAAGCATTATACCGAAAACCGGCAAGGCGATATCAAATTGCTCAGCAGCTTGGCTTACGCAGGGTTAAAAAAACGCTATGGCGACAAGCATACCGCAGCACGGGCACGTGTAGAAAAAGAGCTCAAAGTAATCGATGAACTTGGCTTCAGTGGCTATTTCCTGATCACTTGGGATATTGTCCGCTATAGCAACGGTATGGGCTTTATGCACATCGGCAGAGGTAGCGGGGCAAACAGCATCATTGCCTATTGCCTGGGCATAACCGATATCTGTCCATTGGAGCTTGATCTCTACTTTGAACGATTTCTGAACCTAAACCGCAAAACACCACCCGACTTTGATATCGACTGGAGCTGGCAAGAGCGCGATACGATTCTGCAATATATTTTCGATCGCTATGGCAGAGATCATGTTGCCTTTTGCGGCACGAATGTGGAGTTTAAGTACCGTTCTATCTTCCGGGAAGTCGGAAAGGTCTTTGGTCTACCAAAAGAAGAACTCGACGCCTTGGCCACGCGCTCAGCGGAGCGTGATGACGATAGTCAGGTCGTTCGCTTGGTGATGAAATATGGGAAGATGCTGGAGAAATACCCCAACCAGCGAAGCATGCATTCCTGCGGTATACTGATTTCAGAAGAACCGATTACCAATTTTACCGCACTGGAGATGCCACCCAAGGGCTTTCCGATCGTGCAGTTTGATATGCATATTGCCGAAGATATTGGCTTTGAGAAGTTCGATATCCTTTCCCAGCGCGGTATTGGCAGTATCAATGATACCGTCAAGCTCATCAAGAAAAACAGGCAACTAAACGTCGACATTCGCGATACCACGATGTCCAAGAACGAAGCACGCTGTAATGATATGCTCAGCCGAGGCAAAACGATCGGCTGCTTTTACATCGAATCCCCTGCCATGCGCGGGCTGCTTCGCCGGCTAAAATGTGAGGATTACAAAACCCTCGTCGCCGCATCATCGATCATCCGGCCGGGCGTGGCCCAATCCGGCATGATGAAAGAGTATATCTTTCGGCACAATCACCCCGATCAGTTCGAGTATTTCCATGACGTATTTGAGGAACATTTGGGCGACACATACGGTATTATGGTCTATCAGGAAGACGTGATCAAGATCGCCATGCACTTTGGAGGCCTGACCGCAGCCGATGGCGATGTCTTGCGCCGCGCCATGAGTGGCAAAGGCCGTTCACTTGCTGCATTGCAAAAAGTGAAAGATAACTTCTTTGCCTCCTGCAACAGGCAAGGTCATCCTGAAGAACTGAGCCGAGAAGTCTACCGACAGATCGAATCCTTTGCCGGCTATTCCTTTTGCAAAGCGCACTCAGCATCTTATGCAGTAGAAAGCTACCAAAGCCTCTACCTAAAGACCTACTACCCGATCGAGTTTATGGTAGCGGTCATCAATAACCAGGGAGGCTTCTATCGCACGGAAGTGTATGTACACGAAGCGCGCATGTCCGGTGCAACCATCCTCACGCCCTGCGTCAACAAAAGCGAATACGAGACAACGCTGTACGACAGGGACATTTACCTAGGGTTAATGCACCTACAAAGTCTAGAATCCAAGATCGGCACGCTCATCCCTGAAGAACGCAAAAAGAATGGCGATTATAAAACACTGGAAGATTTCGTACGTCGCATTCCGATCGGTATCGAAGGCTTGCAAATTCTGATCTTTATAGGTGCTTTCCGCTTTACCGGCAAAAGCAAGAGCGAGCTATTGGTGCAGGCTCGGCTTCTACTGATAAACTTTAAACCCGAAGATCGAAACGGCCTGCTGATAAACGAGCCAGCAAAAGAATACAAGCTTCCAAAACTTGAACGCTCTGTATTTGAAGATGCGTTTGACGAAATCGAGCTACTGAGCTTTCCTGTTTCCTGCACGCCTTTCGACCTGCTGCAAACCAAATACCGCGGCCATGTTATGGCAAAGAATCTTAATTACCACCACAAGCGGCAGGTCAAGATGTTAGCCTACCTCATTTCACGCAAGCACGTACCCACCAAACGCGGCACCATGTTCTTTGGCACCTGGGTCGATGCCAATGGAGATTACTTCGATACCGCCCACTTTCCAAACAGCCTTGAGCACTCCCCTTTTTTAGGTGGTGGTTGCTATCTATTACTGGGCACCGTAGAAGTCGACTATCATTTCCCCACTGTTACCATCCAAAAAATGGCCAAGATGCCGTTTATCCCCGATCCGCGTTATTCACACGAGAAAAGCAAAGCATTCGATGTACACTACAAGGTCAAAGAAGATGTCAGTATGACAAATCGTGCCCCCTATCCGTTAGAGAACGAGATTGGACTTCCTAGACATCGGGCGAGATGA
- the dinB gene encoding DNA polymerase IV — protein sequence MERAIVHMDLDTFFVSCERLNNSKLSGIPVIIGGGERGVVASCSYEARYYGVRSAMPIKMALRLCPEAKVIKGDIEMYSKLSRTVTEIIEEKAPVVEKASIDEHYLDITGMDKFFGAYKWTDELSSSITKHTGLPISFALSVNKTVAKIGTGEAKPKGKKEIQQLSVRSFLNPLSIKKIPMLGDATFQLLSRIGIRQIFTLAEMPVEVLQQMIGKNGREIWKKANGIDHSPVEPYSERKSISTEHTFGMDTIDIPKLRGLITGMVEKLAYQLRAEQWLTSTVVLKIRYSNFDTETKQSRVSYTSADHTLSQTVMELFDKLYNRRMRIRLIGVRFTNLVRGSLQINIFEDTQEMVSLYQAMDKIKNRFGADKVGRASGFRFASKEDQ from the coding sequence ATGGAAAGGGCGATAGTGCATATGGATCTGGATACATTTTTCGTATCCTGCGAGCGTTTGAACAACAGTAAACTGAGCGGTATACCCGTTATTATCGGTGGTGGCGAACGCGGCGTTGTAGCCTCTTGCTCCTACGAGGCGCGGTATTATGGCGTGCGTTCGGCTATGCCGATCAAGATGGCCTTACGTCTTTGTCCGGAGGCGAAAGTCATCAAAGGCGATATAGAGATGTACTCCAAACTCTCGCGCACGGTCACCGAAATTATCGAAGAGAAAGCCCCCGTAGTAGAAAAAGCAAGCATCGATGAACATTACCTTGACATCACCGGCATGGATAAATTTTTTGGCGCTTATAAATGGACTGACGAACTGTCCAGCTCCATAACAAAGCACACTGGTCTTCCCATCAGCTTTGCCCTATCGGTGAATAAAACCGTAGCCAAGATCGGCACCGGAGAGGCCAAGCCCAAAGGCAAAAAAGAAATCCAGCAGCTGAGTGTCCGCTCCTTCCTCAACCCACTTTCCATCAAGAAAATCCCCATGCTGGGCGATGCCACCTTTCAGCTGCTATCACGAATCGGCATCCGTCAGATCTTTACGCTGGCCGAGATGCCTGTTGAGGTGCTCCAGCAAATGATCGGCAAGAACGGCAGGGAGATATGGAAGAAAGCAAACGGCATAGACCACTCCCCCGTTGAACCCTACTCCGAGCGCAAGTCCATTTCTACCGAGCATACTTTTGGGATGGATACGATCGATATCCCGAAGCTGCGCGGACTGATCACCGGCATGGTCGAGAAACTGGCTTATCAGCTACGTGCTGAGCAGTGGCTCACCTCCACAGTCGTACTTAAAATCCGTTATTCAAATTTTGATACCGAAACCAAGCAATCTAGGGTATCTTACACCTCTGCAGACCATACGCTTTCGCAAACCGTCATGGAGCTGTTCGATAAGCTTTATAACCGCCGCATGCGCATCCGTCTGATCGGTGTACGGTTTACCAACTTGGTACGGGGCAGCCTGCAGATCAATATTTTTGAAGACACACAGGAAATGGTATCGCTCTATCAGGCTATGGACAAGATCAAAAATCGCTTTGGGGCTGATAAAGTAGGCCGCGCATCAGGTTTCCGGTTTGCAAGCAAAGAAGATCAGTAA
- a CDS encoding helix-turn-helix domain-containing protein: protein MLYWIDNIKYLRARKGLSQQGLADALGITRARYSKYEYGQAEPPLELVVKIARFYGVSIDVLLDDDISGYKGG from the coding sequence ATGTTGTATTGGATAGATAACATAAAATACCTCCGGGCGAGGAAAGGGCTCTCCCAGCAGGGCTTAGCGGATGCTTTGGGGATTACACGTGCACGTTATTCTAAGTATGAGTATGGGCAGGCCGAACCGCCACTTGAGCTTGTGGTGAAGATAGCAAGGTTCTATGGGGTTAGTATTGATGTTTTGCTAGACGACGATATATCCGGCTACAAAGGCGGATAA